The proteins below come from a single Indicator indicator isolate 239-I01 chromosome 12, UM_Iind_1.1, whole genome shotgun sequence genomic window:
- the MTBP gene encoding mdm2-binding protein produces MDRYVLLLSWGDRKGEGAAAGGSGAAGAAATVYQFLKESCNSFINADVSTFPACSVAGVPGVKKWYFASQVVCGYYQFCSSDWEEINFDTQKNKESLQTSIDECLGAIQNFEEEDNNSRESLSMTDIYDEAAESLHQLADKLPAPGRAMVDVILQAVEQDGPKLKDCLLAVGALKHLREWHSAQITIAADDSKGSWQKIADYLSADFVSSDNIMNIIDLKELWRGKIQIWEKKFGSQVKFPEFCIKGTSIKTFNTSHLCSCFGAKEERQWRNTDALPEVFHYYGPALEFLQMVVLSDLPSFFVSDLEFELSLTRKNINETSMLFLDQISSLSGKVGALFSLPCNVSSVVIPCPAQLSTKKWKEYMARKPKVITVPEIELKGESCRYYFLLQGNGSGGCKATLIHSASQINGMATLSAANEKLKTKAEETESSFHVADFIKTLPCFCGEEIVQREKKLSHLQVFALKEYLKRKELTNQPPVISTAEFKNLLELTRECFWNLCNTRLPKPVLEKAGNKTRSYTVTSESDLMELNPLEWAESHVLQNLENFEKNKQKMRVSMFAHSSEQLLGHKDSQRESLTLLDAKELLKYFTPEGLPVGDLQPLQIPKRENTFLLTPALTPRKLRGLPFEKATGCHYHGLEYCLDTRRALERDVSYAELQTRLIRYETQTTCAKECCPVPVVLSPLPSPAVLSEPGSVPDGESLQSEFQTEASRLKHRSKELDCFYPKKRLTKSESTDSLLSQASGSTGSHCTVAVKRNRSERAFSVASLPLKQPGQPHKVITEVGSASHLSATETQASKPAKESRSQKHTRMLKEVVAKTLQNHGITEDHKCFVSCSQRLFEISKFYLKDLKTSRGLLEEMKKTANNNAKQVIEWVLEKTGK; encoded by the exons ATGGACCGCTACGTCCTGCTCTTGAGTTGGGGAGATCGCAAGGGCGAGGGTGCTGCGGCCGGTGGCTCCGGGGCAG ctggggctgctgcaacTGTTTATCAATTCCTGAAAGAAAGCTGCAACTCGTTTATAAATGCAGATGTGAGCACATTCCCAG CATGTTCAGTGGCTGGTGTTCCAGGTGTAAAGAAATGGTATTTTGCAAGTCAAGTTGTATGTGGTTATTATCAG TTCTGCAGTTCTGACTGGGAGGAAATAAATTTCgacacacagaaaaataaagaatctCTCCAAACAAGTATTGATGAATGCTTGGGAGCCATACAAAATTTTGAGGAAGAGGACAATAACAGTAGAGAGTCGCTGTCAATGACTGA TATCTATGATGAAGCTGCAGAAAGTCTACATCAGCTAGCAGATAAACTGCCTGCTCCAG GCAGAGCAATGGTTGATGTAATACTGCAGGCCGTTGAGCAAGATGGACCCAAGTTAAAAGACTGCTTACTTGCTGTCGGTGCCCTGAAACACCTCAGAGAATGGCACTCTGCACAAATCACTATTGCAGCAGATGACTCTAAAGG TAGCTGGCAAAAGATTGCAGACTATCTGTCAGCAGACTTTGTATCTTCAGATAATATCATGAATATTATTGATTTAAAAGAACTCTGGAGAGGAAAGATTCAGATatgggaaaaaaag tttggaTCACAAGTTAAGTTTCCAGAATTTTGTATCAAGGGCACTTCCATAAAGACTTTCAACACTTCACATTTATGTTCTTGCTTTGGGGCTAAAGAAGAGCGACAATGGAGGAATACTGATGCTTTGCCAGAG gtGTTTCATTACTATGGTCCTGCACTAGAATTTTTACAAATGGTGGTGCTCTCtgatcttccttccttttttgtaTCAGATCTGGAATTTGAGTT GAGCCTGACAAGAAAGAATATCAATGAGACATCTATGCTGTTTTTGGACCAAATTTCATCTCTTTCTGGAAAG GTGGGAGCTTTATTCTCATTGCCATGTAATGTAAGCAGTGTAGTGATCCCATGCCCTGCCCAGCTGAGTACCAAGAAATGGAAGGAATATATGGCTAGGAAACCCAAGGTCATTACTG TTCCAGAAATTGAGCTGAAAGGAGAATCTTGTCGATATTATTTCTTGCTACAAGGCAATGGCTCTGGAGGATGTAAAGCAACCTTGATTCATTCAGCTAGCCAGATCAATGGTATGGCCACTCTTTCtgcagcaaatgaaaagctgaagacaaaagcagaagaaacagagtCAA GCTTTCATGTTGCTGACTTTATCAAGACTCTGCCATGTTTTTGTGGAGAGGAGATTGtacagagggaaaagaaactgTCTCATCTCCAGGTGTTTGCCTTGAAGGAGTATCTCA AGAGAAAGGAACTGACCAACCAACCTCCAGTTATTTCTACAGCTGAGTTCAAAAACTTGTTAGAACTTACAAGAGAATGTTTTTGGAACCTGTGCAACACTCGTCTTCCTAAACCTGTTTTAGAGAAGGCTGGCAATAAAACCAGGTCATACACTGTGACTTCTG AATCTGATTTAATGGAGCTGAATCCATTGGAGTGGGCAGAAAGTCATGTTCTTCAGAACTTGGAgaattttgaaaaaaacaaacaaaaaatgag agtttctATGTTTGCACATTCATCTGAACAATTGCTGGGGCATAAAGATAGCCAGCGGGAGTCCTTGACGTTGCTGGATGCTAAGGAAttactgaaatatttcacaCCAGAAGGGCTGCCAGTTGGTGATCTTCAGCCACTGCAAATTCCCAAACG tgagaaCACATTCCTTTTGACACCAGCGCTGACTCCTCGGAAACTCAGGGGTTTACCTTTTGAAAAAGCAACTGGATGCCATTATCATGGACTGGA ATATTGTCTGGATACCAGAAGAGCCTTAGAGAGAGATGTGAGTTATGCTGAACTTCAAACTCGTCTGATTCGCTATGAAACTCAGACTACTTGCGCCAAAgagtgctgccctgtgccagttGTCCTGAGCCCTCTCCCATCTCCTGCAGTCTTGTCAGAGCCTGGAAGTGTCCCTGATGGAGAGTCTTTACAAAGTGAATTCCAAACAGAGGCGTCAAGGCTAAAACACAGATCAAAAGAGTTGGATTGCTTTTATCCCAAGAAAAG gctaaCCAAATCTGAGAGTACAGATTCCCTCCTCTCTCAGGCAAGTGGAAGTACTGGGAGTCACTGTACAGTTGCCGTAAAGAGGAATCGCTCTGAAAGAGCATTTTCTGTTGCTTCACTGCCCTTGAAACAGCCTGGTCAGCCCCACAAAGTAATCACTGAGGTTGGCTCAGCAAGTCACTTAAGTGCAACTGAAACCCAGGCTTCAAAGCCAGCTAAGGAATCAAGATCCCAGAAACATACAAGG ATGCTGAAGGAAGTGGTTGCCAAGACTCTTCAAAACCATGGAATTACAGAGGATCACAAGTGTTTTGTGTCATGCAGCCAGCGTCTATTTGAGATATCCAAGTTCTACTTAAAG